The proteins below come from a single Cytophagia bacterium CHB2 genomic window:
- the secG gene encoding preprotein translocase subunit SecG has product MYAFLITIFLLIAVLQTIVILMQASKGGGLAGSFGGSTMGTVFGSRGAATFLSKLTAILAASFMVMALILGLMKSAAGPSSSLVGQEREERQVRTPSPADIGAPIAPGLQQTPPPAAPKQE; this is encoded by the coding sequence ATGTACGCTTTTCTCATCACGATTTTTCTCTTGATCGCCGTGTTGCAAACCATCGTCATTCTCATGCAAGCGAGCAAGGGCGGCGGTTTGGCCGGCTCTTTCGGCGGCAGCACCATGGGCACGGTTTTCGGCTCGCGCGGCGCTGCGACATTCTTGAGCAAGCTCACTGCAATTCTCGCGGCTTCCTTCATGGTAATGGCGTTGATCCTGGGCTTGATGAAATCGGCCGCTGGCCCCAGCAGCAGCCTGGTTGGCCAGGAACGTGAAGAGCGCCAGGTGAGAACGCCCTCCCCGGCTGACATCGGCGCGCCGATTGCCCCGGGTTTGCAGCAGACGCCGCCGCCGGCAGCGCCAAAACAAGAGTAG